The following are encoded together in the Drosophila biarmipes strain raj3 chromosome 3L, RU_DBia_V1.1, whole genome shotgun sequence genome:
- the LOC122818989 gene encoding mucin-12, whose translation MKTNKSLRDFILLNVFTVILIVQIKAENNEILSKRTYQSDNGLDLSDSFNKVLPKDKLNRYQSHQYDDGAPKLEIENTVFKFTKADDFTNNLEDSSTSNKNSAFPKETTITRPQDDTSKDDLTQIADETTTTKKYEESTENGESTTSGPEEDTTLGDSTPIHDETTTAAPDLTIDPEESNTIKDGTTISDETITDAQDSTIDPEESTTIEDGSTEPEETTTNGSGDDTTVENSKPIPDETTTAAQDSTIDPEESTTIEDSTTVPEETTTDGSGDDPTVENSTTTAAQDSTIDPEESTTIEDSTTVSEETTTDGSGDDTTAENSTPIPDETTTAAQDSTIDTEESTTIEDSTTVPEETTTDGSGDDTTAENSTPIPDETTTAAQDSTIDPEKSTTIEDSTTVPEETTTDGSGDDPTVENSTPIPDENTTAAQDSTIDPEESTTIEDGTTVPEETTTDGSGDDTTAEKSTPIPDETTTAAQDSTIDMEDSTTIEDGTTVPEETTTDGSGDDTTEENSTPIPDETTTAAQDSTIDPEESTTIEDSTTVPEETTAEGSGDDTTAENSTPIPAKTTTATQDSTIDPEESTTIEDSTTVPEETTTEGSGDDTTAEKSTPIPDETTTAGQDSTIDPEESTTIEDNTSVPEETTTDGSGDDPTEENSTPIPDETTTAPQDSTIDPEESTTIEDGTTVPEETTTDGSGDDTTAEKSTPIPDETTTAAQDSTIDPEESTTIEDSTTVPEETTTEGSGDDITVENSSPIPDETTTATQDSTIDPEESTTIEDNTTVPEETTTDGSGDDPTAENSTPIPDETTTAPQDSTIDPEESTTIEDGTTVPEETTTDGSGDDTTAEKSTPIPDETTTAAQDSTIDPEESTTIEDSTTVPEETTTEGSGDDTTAENSTPIPAETTTATQDSTIDPEESTTIEDSTTVPEETTTEGSGDDTTAENSKPIPDETTTATQDSTIDPEESTTIEDNTTVPEETTTDGSGDDPTEENSTPIPDENTTAAQDSTIDPEESTTIEDGTTVPEETTTDGSGDDTTAEKSTPIPDETTTAAQDSTIDPEESTTIEDSITVPEETTTEGSGDDTTAENSTPIPAETTTATQDSTIDPAESTTIEDSTTVPEETTTEGSGDDTTAENSTPIPAETTTATQDSTIDPAESTTIEDSTTVPEETTTEGSGDDPTEENSTPIPDETTTAPQDSTIDPEESTTIEDGTTVPEETTTDGSGDDTTAEKSTPIPDETTTAAQDSTIDPEESTTIEDSTTVPEETTTEGSGDDTTAENSTPIPAETTTATQDSTIDPAESTTIEDGTTVPEETTTEGSGDDTTAENSTPIPDETTTATQDSTIDPEESTTIEDNTTVPEETTTDGSGNDPTEENSTPIPDETTTAAQDSTIDPEESTTIEDGTTVPEETTTDGSGDDTTAENSTPIPDETTTAAQDSTIDPEESTTIEDSTTVPEETTTEGSGDDTTAENSTPIPAETTTATQDSTIDPAESTTIEDSTTVPEETTTEGSGDDTTAENSTPIPDETTTAAQDSTIDPEESTTIEDSTTVPEETTTEGSGDDTTAENSTPIPDETTTAAQDSTIDPEESTTIEDGTTVPEETTTDGSGDDTTAEKSTPIPDETTTSAQDSTIDPEESTTIEDGTTVPEETTTDGSGNDTTVESSTPIPDEGSTIGPEESTTIKDVTTVPEETTTDVNGDDTNTENSTPVPDETTTAAQDSTIDPGESTTIEDGSTVPEETTTDGSGDDTTAENSTPIPDETTTAAQDSTIDPEESTTIEDSTTVPEETTTEGSGDDTTAENSTPIPAETTTATQDSTIDPAESTTIEDSTTVPEETTTEGSGDDTTAENSTPIPDETTTAAQDSTIDPEESTTIEDSTTVPEETTTEGSGDDTTAENSTPIPDETTTAAQDSTIDPEESTTIEDGTTVPEETTTDGSGDDTTAEKSTPIPDETTTSAQDSTIDPEESTTIEDGTTVPEETTTDGSGNDTTVESSTPIPDEGSTIGPEESTTIKDVTTVPEETTTDVNGDDTNTENSTPVPDETTTAAQDSTIDPGESTTIEDGSTVPEETTTDESGDDTTAENSTSIPDETTTATQDSTIDPEESTTIEDSTTVPEETTTDGSGDDPTEENSTPIPDETTTSAQDSTIDPGESTTIEDGSTVPEETTTDESGDDTTAENSTPIPDETTTATQDSTIDPEESTTIEDGTTVPEETTTDGCGYDTTVESSTPIPDETTTATQDSTIDPEESTTIEDSTTVPEETTTEGSGDDTTVENSTPIPAETTTATQDSTIDPEESTTNEDGSTVTEETTTDGSGDDTTVENSTPIPEETTTAAQDSTIDPEESTTIEDSTTAPEETTTNGSGDVTTVENSTPIPDETTTAAQNSTIDPEESTPIEDSTTVPEETTTDVSGDVTTAENSTPIPDETTTAAQNSTIDPEKSTTIEDSTTVPEETTTDVSTTAENSTPIPDETTTSTQDSTIDPEKSTTIEDGTAVPEETTTDGSGDDTTVENSTSLPDETTTAALGSTIVPEDNTTNSDAATVPDQTTSTHAPDDSSTKYDTSTVPSETSSTTPKDSSTRDDPTWPDESTTASDPKDSTTGNGSTLLPGESSTNAQDSTRKPEESTTAGLEPTNNPGENSSIEDSTPIPDKSTTAPGDSTSSSTPSSSTSTGSPTTSFPATTTSNKPLPSCSSGSQYIPHPTNCHKFIQCSNGKDLIMDCPGNLYWDYQNLYCSGDPSVCYNDDENPEEKVCGPGVDFIAHPTDCTKYYQCSNGEALERQCPEPLYWNPDIKGCDWFSNYCTNLRASESIFCGLGMSFDVYQSDCSKYIKCFGLRGIVMSCDSGLYWNPISKVCEKSQRFCT comes from the coding sequence TGTGTTTACAGTAATACTAATAGTGCAGATAAAAGccgaaaataatgaaattttaagcAAACGAACTTATCAAAGTGATAATGGGCTTGATCTAAGTGATTCGTTTAATAAAGTTTTGCCAAAAGACAAACTGAATCGTTACCAGTCACACCAATACGATGACGGGGCACCAAAGTTAGAAATCGAAAACACAGTTTTCAAGTTTACAAAAGCAGACGACTTTACGAATAACCTTGAAGATAGCAGCACGAGCAATAAAAATTCAGCTTTTCCAAAAGAAACCACTATAACTAGACCTCAGGATGACACATCCAAAGATGATTTAACACAGATTGCTGATGAAACCACAACAACGAAAAAATATGAAGAAAGCACTGAAAACGGGGAGAGTACTACATCAGGACCTGAGGAGGATACTACTCTAGGGGATTCTACACCGATTCATGACGAAACCACCACAGCTGCCCCGGACTTAACGATTGATCCAGAGGAAAGCAACACGATCAAGGATGGCACAACTATTTCAGATGAAACCATCACAGATGCCCAGGACTCAACGATTGATCCGGAGGAAAGCACTACGATCGAGGATGGCTCAACTGAACCAGAAGAAACCACAACAAATGGATCTGGGGATGACACTACCGTAGAAAATTCTAAACCGATTCCTGACGAAACCACCACAGCTGCCCAGGACTCAACGATCGATCCGGAGGAAAGCACTACGATCGAGGATAGTACAACTGTTCCAGAAGAAACCACTACAGATGGATCTGGGGATGACCCTACCGTAGAAAATTCCACCACCACAGCTGCCCAGGACTCAACGATCGATCCGGAGGAAAGCACTACGATCGAGGATAGTACAACTGTTTCAGAAGAAACCACTACAGACGGATCTGGGGATGACACTACCGCAGAAAATTCTACACCGATTCCTGACGAAACCACCACAGCTGCCCAGGACTCAACGATCGACACGGAGGAAAGCACTACGATCGAGGATAGTACAACTGTTCCAGAAGAAACCACTACAGATGGATCTGGGGATGACACTACCGCAGAAAATTCTACACCGATTCCTGACGAAACCACCACAGCTGCCCAGGACTCAACGATCGATCCGGAGAAAAGCACTACGATTGAGGATAGTACAACTGTTCCAGAAGAAACCACTACAGATGGATCTGGGGATGACCCTACCGTAGAAAATTCTACGCCGATTCCTGACGAAAACACCACAGCTGCCCAGGACTCAACGATTGATCCAGAGGAAAGCACTACGATCGAGGATGGCACAACTGTACCAGAAGAAACCACAACTGATGGATCTGGCGATGACACTACCGCAGAAAAATCTACACCGATTCCTGACGAAACCACCACAGCTGCCCAGGACTCAACGATTGATATGGAGGACAGCACTACGATCGAAGATGGCACAACTGTTCCAGAAGAAACCACAACTGATGGATCTGGCGATGACACTACCGAAGAAAATTCTACGCCGATTCCTGACGAAACCACCACAGCTGCCCAGGACTCAACGATTGATCCAGAGGAAAGCACTACGATCGAGGATAGCACAACTGTACCAGAAGAAACCACTGCAGAGGGATCTGGGGATGACACCACCGCAGAAAATTCTACACCGATTCCTGCCAAAACCACCACAGCTACCCAGGACTCAACGATCGATCCGGAGGAAAGCACTACGATCGAGGATAGTACGACAGTTCCAGAAGAAACCACTACAGAGGGATCTGGCGATGACACCACCGCAGAAAAATCAACACCGATTCCTGACGAAACCACCACAGCTGGCCAGGACTCAACGATCGATCCGGAGGAAAGCACTACGATCGAGGATAATACAAGTGTTCCAGAAGAAACCACTACAGATGGATCTGGGGATGACCCTACCGAAGAAAATTCTACGCCGATTCCTGACGAAACCACCACAGCTCCCCAGGACTCAACGATTGATCCAGAGGAAAGCACTACGATCGAGGATGGCACAACTGTACCAGAAGAAACCACAACTGATGGATCTGGCGATGACACTACCGCAGAAAAATCTACACCAATTCCTGACGAAACCACCACAGCTGCCCAGGACTCAACGATCGATCCGGAGGAAAGCACTACGATCGAGGATAGTACAACTGTTCCAGAAGAAACCACTACAGAGGGATCTGGGGATGACATTACTGTAGAAAATTCTTCACCGATTCCTGACGAAACCACCACAGCTACCCAGGACTCAACGATCGATCCGGAGGAAAGCACTACGATCGAGGATAATACAACTGTTCCAGAAGAAACCACTACAGATGGATCTGGGGATGACCCTACCGCAGAAAATTCTACGCCGATTCCTGACGAAACCACCACAGCTCCCCAGGACTCAACGATTGATCCAGAGGAAAGCACTACGATCGAGGATGGCACAACTGTACCAGAAGAAACTACAACTGATGGATCTGGCGATGACACTACCGCAGAAAAATCTACACCGATTCCTGACGAAACCACCACAGCTGCCCAGGACTCAACGATCGATCCGGAGGAAAGCACTACGATCGAGGATAGTACAACTGTTCCAGAAGAAACCACTACAGAGGGATCTGGCGATGACACCACCGCAGAAAATTCTACACCGATTCCTGCCGAAACCACCACAGCTACCCAGGACTCAACGATCGATCCGGAGGAAAGCACTACGATCGAGGATAGTACAACTGTTCCAGAAGAAACCACTACAGAGGGATCTGGGGATGACACCACCGCAGAAAATTCTAAACCGATTCCTGACGAAACCACCACAGCTACCCAGGACTCAACGATCGATCCGGAGGAAAGCACTACGATCGAGGATAATACAACTGTTCCAGAAGAAACCACTACAGATGGATCTGGGGATGACCCTACCGAAGAAAATTCTACGCCGATTCCTGACGAAAACACCACAGCTGCCCAGGACTCAACGATTGATCCAGAGGAAAGCACTACGATCGAGGATGGCACAACTGTACCAGAAGAAACCACAACTGATGGATCTGGCGATGACACTACCGCAGAAAAATCTACACCGATTCCTGACGAAACCACCACAGCTGCCCAGGACTCAACGATCGATCCGGAGGAAAGCACTACGATCGAGGATAGTATAACTGTTCCAGAAGAAACCACTACAGAGGGATCTGGGGATGACACCACCGCAGAAAATTCTACACCGATTCCTGCCGAAACCACCACAGCTACCCAGGACTCAACGATCGATCCGGCGGAAAGCACTACGATCGAGGATAGTACAACTGTTCCAGAAGAAACCACTACAGAGGGATCTGGGGATGACACCACCGCAGAAAATTCTACACCGATTCCTGCCGAAACCACCACAGCTACCCAGGACTCAACGATCGATCCGGCGGAAAGCACTACGATCGAGGATAGTACAACTGTTCCAGAAGAAACCACTACAGAGGGATCTGGGGATGACCCTACCGAAGAAAATTCTACGCCGATTCCTGACGAAACCACCACAGCTCCCCAGGACTCAACGATTGATCCAGAGGAAAGCACTACGATCGAGGATGGCACAACTGTACCAGAAGAAACCACAACTGATGGATCTGGCGATGACACTACCGCAGAAAAATCTACACCAATTCCTGACGAAACCACCACAGCTGCCCAGGACTCAACGATCGATCCGGAGGAAAGCACTACGATCGAGGATAGTACAACTGTTCCAGAAGAAACCACTACAGAGGGATCTGGGGATGACACCACCGCAGAAAATTCTACACCGATTCCTGCCGAAACCACCACAGCTACCCAGGACTCAACGATCGATCCGGCGGAAAGCACTACGATCGAGGATGGCACAACTGTTCCAGAAGAAACCACTACAGAGGGATCTGGGGATGACACCACCGCAGAAAATTCTACACCGATTCCTGACGAAACCACCACAGCTACCCAGGACTCAACGATCGATCCGGAGGAAAGCACTACGATCGAGGATAATACAACTGTTCCAGAAGAAACCACTACAGATGGATCTGGGAATGACCCTACCGAAGAAAATTCTACGCCGATTCCTGACGAAACCACCACAGCTGCCCAGGACTCAACGATTGATCCAGAGGAAAGCACTACGATCGAGGATGGCACAACTGTACCAGAAGAAACCACAACTGATGGATCTGGCGATGACACTACCGCAGAAAACTCTACACCGATTCCTGACGAAACCACCACAGCTGCCCAGGACTCAACGATCGATCCGGAGGAAAGCACTACGATCGAGGATAGTACAACTGTTCCAGAAGAAACCACTACAGAGGGATCTGGGGATGACACCACCGCAGAAAATTCTACACCGATTCCTGCCGAAACCACCACAGCTACCCAGGACTCAACGATCGATCCGGCGGAAAGCACTACGATCGAGGATAGTACAACTGTTCCAGAAGAAACCACTACAGAGGGATCTGGCGATGACACCACCGCAGAAAATTCTACACCGATTCCTGACGAAACCACCACAGCTGCCCAGGACTCAACGATCGATCCGGAGGAAAGCACTACGATCGAGGATAGTACAACTGTTCCAGAAGAAACCACTACAGAGGGATCTGGGGATGACACCACCGCAGAAAATTCTACGCCGATTCCTGACGAAACCACCACAGCTGCCCAGGACTCAACGATTGATCCAGAGGAAAGCACTACGATCGAGGATGGCACAACTGTACCAGAAGAAACCACAACTGATGGATCTGGCGATGACACTACCGCAGAAAAATCTACACCGATTCCTGACGAAACCACCACATCTGCCCAGGACTCAACGATTGATCCAGAGGAAAGCACTACGATCGAGGATGGCACAACTGTACCAGAAGAAACCACAACTGATGGATCTGGCAATGACACTACCGTAGAAAGTTCTACACCGATTCCTGACGAGGGCTCAACGATCGGTCCGGAGGAAAGCACTACGATCAAGGATGTCACAACTGTACCGGAAGAAACCACAACTGATGTAAATGGGGATGACACTAACACAGAAAATTCTACACCGGTTCCTGACGAAACCACCACTGCTGCCCAGGACTCAACGATCGATCCGGGGGAAAGCACAACGATCGAGGATGGCTCAACTGTACCAGAAGAAACCACAACTGATGGATCTGGCGATGACACTACCGCAGAAAACTCTACACCGATTCCTGACGAAACCACCACAGCTGCCCAGGACTCAACGATCGATCCGGAGGAAAGCACTACGATCGAGGATAGTACAACTGTTCCAGAAGAAACCACTACAGAGGGATCTGGGGATGACACCACCGCAGAAAATTCTACACCGATTCCTGCCGAAACCACCACAGCTACCCAGGACTCAACGATCGATCCGGCGGAAAGCACTACGATCGAGGATAGTACAACTGTTCCAGAAGAAACCACTACAGAGGGATCTGGCGATGACACCACCGCAGAAAATTCTACACCGATTCCTGACGAAACCACCACAGCTGCCCAGGACTCAACGATCGATCCGGAGGAAAGCACTACGATCGAGGATAGTACAACTGTTCCAGAAGAAACCACTACAGAGGGATCTGGGGATGACACCACCGCAGAAAATTCTACGCCGATTCCTGACGAAACCACCACAGCTGCCCAGGACTCAACGATTGATCCAGAGGAAAGCACTACGATCGAGGATGGCACAACTGTACCAGAAGAAACCACAACTGATGGATCTGGCGATGACACTACCGCAGAAAAATCTACACCGATTCCTGACGAAACCACCACATCTGCCCAGGACTCAACGATTGATCCAGAGGAAAGCACTACGATCGAGGATGGCACAACTGTACCAGAAGAAACCACAACTGATGGATCTGGCAATGACACTACCGTAGAAAGTTCTACACCGATTCCTGACGAGGGCTCAACGATCGGTCCGGAGGAAAGCACTACGATCAAGGATGTCACAACTGTACCGGAAGAAACCACAACTGATGTAAATGGGGATGACACTAACACGGAAAATTCTACACCGGTTCCTGACGAAACCACCACTGCTGCCCAGGACTCAACGATCGATCCGGGGGAAAGCACAACGATCGAGGATGGCTCAACTGTACCAGAGGAAACCACAACTGATGAATCTGGCGATGACACCACCGCAGAAAATTCTACATCGATTCCTGACGAAACCACCACAGCTACCCAGGACTCAACGATCGATCCGGAGGAAAGCACTACGATCGAGGATAGTACAACTGTTCCAGAAGAAACCACTACAGATGGATCTGGGGATGACCCTACCGAAGAAAATTCTACACCGATTCCTGACGAAACCACCACATCTGCCCAGGACTCAACGATCGATCCGGGGGAAAGCACAACGATCGAGGATGGCTCAACTGTACCAGAGGAAACCACAACTGATGAATCTGGCGATGACACCACCGCAGAAAATTCTACACCGATTCCTGACGAAACCACCACAGCTACCCAGGACTCAACGATCGATCCGGAGGAAAGCACTACGATCGAGGATGGCACAACTGTACCAGAAGAAACCACAACTGATGGATGTGGGTATGACACTACCGTAGAAAGTTCTACACCGATTCCTGACGAAACCACCACAGCTACCCAGGACTCAACGATCGATCCGGAGGAAAGCACTACGATCGAGGATAGTACAACTGTTCCAGAAGAAACCACTACAGAGGGATCTGGGGATGACACTACCGTAGAAAATTCTACACCGATTCCTGCCGAAACCACCACAGCTACCCAGGACTCAACGATCGATCCGGAGGAAAGCACTACGAATGAGGATGGCTCAACTGTAACAGAAGAAACCACAACTGATGGATCTGGGGATGACACAACCGTAGAAAATTCTACGCCGATTCCTGAAGAAACCACTACAGCTGCCCAGGACTCAACGATTGATCCAGAGGAAAGCACTACGATCGAGGATAGTACAACTGCTCCAGAAGAAACCACTACAAATGGATCTGGGGATGTCACTACCGTAGAAAATTCTACTCCCATTCCTGACGAAACCACCACAGCTGCCCAGAACTCAACGATCGATCCGGAGGAAAGCACTCCGATCGAGGATAGTACAACTGTTCCAGAAGAAACCACAACTGATGTGTCTGGGGATGTTACTACCGCAGAAAATTCTACACCGATTCCTGACGAAACCACCACAGCTGCCCAGAACTCAACGATCGATCCGGAGAAAAGCACTACGATTGAGGATAGTACAACTGTTCCAGAAGAAACCACAACTGATGTATCTACTACCGCAGAAAATTCTACACCGATTCCTGACGAAACCACCACAAGTACCCAGGACTCAACGATCGATCCTGAGAAAAGCACCACAATCGAGGATGGCACAGCTGTACCAGAAGAGACCACAACTGATGGATCTGGAGATGACACTACCGTAGAAAATTCTACGTCGCTCCCTGACGAAACCACCACAGCTGCCCTGGGCTCAACGATTGTTCCAGAAGATAACACCACCAATTCGGATGCTGCCACTGTTCCAGACCAAACGACTTCAACTCATGCCCCGGATGATAGCTCTACCAAATATGATACTTCAACTGTTCCAAGCGAAACTTCTTCAACCACACCCAAAGACAGCTCAACAAGAGATGATCCAACGTGGCCTGATGAAAGTACTACTGCGAGTGATCCGAAAGACAGCACTACGGGTAACGGTTCCACACTGCTGCCTGGTGAAAGTAGTACAAATGCTCAAGATTCCACCAGGAAGCCAGAAGAAAGTACTACAGCTGGCCTGGAACCTACAAATAATCCTGGGGAAAACAGCAGTATTGAGGATTCTACACCGATACCCGATAAAAGCACCACAGCACCAGGCGATTCTACGAGCAGTTCTACGCCGTCTTCTTCCACAAGCACTGGTTCCCCAACAACTTCATTCCCTGCCACCACAACTTCAAATAAACCACTGCCCTCTTGCAGTAGCGGCTCTCAATATATACCGCATCCAACAAATTGCCATAAATTTATCCAATGTAGTAACGGAAAGGATTTAATTATGGATTGCCCAGGTAATCTTTATTGGGACTACCAGAACCTATATTGCAGTGGAGACCCGAGTGTTTGTTACAATGATGATGAGAATCCAGAGGAAAAGGTTTGCGGCCCTGGGGTGGATTTTATAGCCCACCCAACAGACTGCACCAAATATTATCAATGTAGTAACGGCGAAGCATTGGAGCGCCAATGTCCGGAACCTCTTTACTGGAACCC